A single window of Theropithecus gelada isolate Dixy chromosome 9, Tgel_1.0, whole genome shotgun sequence DNA harbors:
- the PLAU gene encoding urokinase-type plasminogen activator produces the protein MSNKYFSSIHWCNCPKKFGGQHCEIDKSKTCYEGNGHFYRGKASTDTMGRSCLAWNSATVLQQTYHAHRSDALQLGLGKHNYCRNPDNRRRPWCYVQVGLKQRVQECMVHNCADGKKPSSPPEELQFQCGQRTLRPRFKIVGGEFTTIENQPWFAAIYRRHRGGSVTYVCGGSLISPCWVVSATHCFINYPKKEDYIVYLGRSRLNSNTQGEMKFEVENLILHEDYSADTLAHHNDIALLKIRSKEGRCAQPSRTIQTICLPSMYNDPNDPNDPPFGTSCEITGFGKENSTDYLYSEQLKMTVVKLVSHQKCQQPHYYGSEVTTKMLCAADPQWETDSCQGDSGGPLVCSIQGHMTLTGIVSWGRGCALKDKPGVYTRVSRFLPWIHSHTREQNGLAL, from the exons ATGTCCAACAAGTACTTCTCCAGCATTCACTGGTGCAACTGCCCAAAGAAATTCGGAGGGCAGCACTGTGAGATAG ATAAGTCAAAAACCTGCTATGAGGGGAATGGTCACTTTTACCGAGGAAAGGCCAGCACTGACACCATGGGCCGATCCTGCCTGGCCTGGAACTCTGCCACCGTCCTTCAGCAAACATACCATGCCCACAGATCTGATGCTCTTCAGCTGGGCCTGGGGAAGCACAATTACTGCAG GAACCCAGACAACCGGAGGCGACCCTGGTGCTATGTGCAGGTCGGCCTAAAGCAGCGTGTCCAAGAGTGCATGGTGCATAACTGTGCAGATG GAAAAAAGCCCTCCTCTCCTCCAGAAGAATTACAGTTTCAGTGTGGCCAAAGGACTCTGAGACCCCGCTTTAAGATTGTTGGGGGAGAATTCACCACCATCGAGAACCAGCCCTGGTTTGCAGCCATCTACAGGAGGCACCGGGGCGGCTCTGTCACCTACGTGTGTGGAGGCAGCCTCATCAGCCCTTGCTGGGTGGTCAGCGCCACACACTGCTTCAT TAATTACCCAAAGAAGGAGGACTACATCGTCTACCTGGGTCGCTCAAGGCTTAACTCCAACACGCAAGGGGAGATGAAGTTTGAGGTGGAAAACCTCATCCTACATGAGGACTACAGCGCTGACACGCTTGCTCACCACAACGACATTG ccttgctgaaGATCCGTTCTAAGGAGGGCAGGTGTGCGCAGCCATCCCGGACTATACAGACCATCTGCCTGCCCTCAATGTATAACGATCCTAACGATCCTAACGATCCCCCTTTTGGCACAAGCTGTGAGATCACTGGCTTTGGAAAAGAGAATTCTA CCGACTATCTCTATTCGGAGCAGCTGAAAATGACTGTTGTGAAGCTGGTTTCCCACCAGAAGTGTCAGCAGCCCCACTACTACGGCTCTGAAGTCACCACCAAAATGCTGTGTGCTGCTGACCCACAGTGGGAAACAGATTCCTGCCAG GGAGACTCAGGGGGACCCCTTGTCTGTTCCATCCAAGGCCACATGACTTTGACTGGAATTGTGAGCTGGGGCCGTGGATGTGCCCTAAAGGACAAGCCAGGCGTCTACACGAGAGTCTCACGCTTCTTGCCCTGGATTCACAGTCACACCAGGGAACAGAATGGCCTAGCCCTCTGA
- the C9H10orf55 gene encoding LOW QUALITY PROTEIN: uncharacterized protein C10orf55 homolog (The sequence of the model RefSeq protein was modified relative to this genomic sequence to represent the inferred CDS: inserted 2 bases in 1 codon): MFLHLDSHSLLERTKPIVVGVDTHMELEVHGCPGRDSGGGFIKGPMLQGLQGEGKLDPVPKPTLPXPSRLTLFVSSSHMEDHGFPARRNGLTQASFIYQMPAGWGSPGGFFLPCRSVPTPVVLKPPLPPCPISWGEPGPAMDGSGRTPAP, from the exons ATGTTCCTCCATTTAGACAGCCACAGTCTGCTGGAGAGAACAAAG CCAATTGTTGTAGGGGTGGATACTCACATGGAACTTGAAGTTCACGGCTGCCCTGGAAGAGATTCGGGAGGAGGCTTCATCAAAGGTCCCATGCTCCAGGGACTCCAGGGTGAGGGTAAACTGGACCCAGTCCCAAAACccactcttcc tccctctcGCCTCACCCTGTTCGTATCTAGTTCTCACATGGAAGACCATGGGTTTCCAGCAAGGAGAAATGGATTGACCCAAGCAAGCTTCATCTACCAGATGCCCGCAGGCTGGGGCAGTCCGGGCGGCTTCTTCCTCCCTTGCCGTTCAGTGCCAACCCCCGTGGTTCTCAAGCCTCCGCTGCCACCCTGTCCCATTTCCTGGGGAGAGCCTGGCCCTGCTATGGATGGAAGCGGGAGGACCCCCGCTCCCTGA